The Arvicola amphibius chromosome 4, mArvAmp1.2, whole genome shotgun sequence genome includes the window AGATCCATGTGGGAGGTCTTAGGATGGGGTAGGTGGTGGTAGGAAAGTACAGTTCCTGCCTGGGGGTCGGGAGGTGGGTCTGTTCTAAAGATACTTTTCAGAGGAAAGCGTGTGCTTTTACATCTCTGAATGGAAGGTGACACTTGAGGGTCTCTTCAGGCTTGTTGGGAGGACTCCTAAAGGGAGGGGTATATATAGGAAGTCCAAATGCCTCTATGGGGGTTCTGTGCTGATGTCAGTGGGGGTGGCAGTAGGTGCAGGAACCGTCTAGGAGCCACAGAACAAAGTGGAAGGAGGCATTTTAATGTCCAAGGTTGCAGTCAGAGCTCAGCAGTGACGAGAGTTATGTCCTTGAGTGTGTTGACTGATGGGGAGCTGGTGAGTCCTGGGGTGTGGtatgggagggaggaatggaggtaGCATTGGTGTAAGGGGATACAGTGAAATTAGTTAGCTTGAGCAGGGGTGGAGTGTGTAGTGGGGATCATCTGACTGAGGTTCCCTTGGGACTGAGGCAGCTTGCTAGGAACAGTTGAATTCTGTCAGGGACAGAGCTTGAGGTGAGACTGGGCCTTTAATAGTTGTGGATGTTCAAGCTTACTCCAGCTGTCAACCAGTGAAGGGGGGAATGGCTGTAGGAAGGGCTGGAGACAGCCTGTCGTTGTCATTGGTTGCATCAGGTGGTTGGAAATGCAGGGATTTTCCTCTCCAGGCCACCCCACCCCTTTATGCAAATGCAGTGGCACCACAGGCTGATGCAAGCCTGGTCAATGCTAAGCAATTCCACAGGGCAGTTTGCCCTTGTTTGCTGTGGTCAGATAGTCTGTTTTCAGGGGCTCTTATTCCTAAAATGAGAGGTGtctcttgcttcctcctcttccttattaGAGGTGATGCAGTCTTGCCCTTTAGCTTGGGTGTGACTCTGGCCTACATGTTAAACCTGAAAACCTGTGTGACGCTAGATAAGTTAGTAGTTTTTACTAATGGCTCTTTTTTTTGGTGGAAGATTGCCTGGGAATTGGACGAGTGATGCCTTACTGGTCAGAGGAAGCAAGGGAGAAAGGCTGACAGGCACAGGCCTGGGTAGAGCCCCACCCAGGACCAACTGGAGTGTCACTAGGTGGGACCTCTGAGGGGACAGGACTGGGAGCTCTCTCCCTTTGGAGCAGGGGCTACTTGAAAGCTAAAGTCTTCTTGGTCTGTCTTTCAGGATATAGATCTGATTGACATCCTTTGGCGACAGGATATTGATCTGGGGGCTGGGCGTGAGGTTTTTGACTACAGTCATCGCCAGAAGGAGCAGGATGTGGATAAGGAACTGCAAGATGGAGGAGAACAAGAGGACACCTGGGCAGGCGAGGGCGCGGAAGCTCTGGCCCGAGACCTGCTAGTAGATGgagagactggggagagcttCCCTGCACAGGTATGGCTGCGTCCAACGCTGGTCTCTGCTCTCCCCACTCCAGCACCGCAGACTTACCAGGCTGGAGCTCTAACAGAAAACCTGCTCTGAAGGAGAGTTACGTCTTTTGCAGTGGACTTGATTGTATTTTGGCATAGGGTCTGTAAAGGCACAGTGGCTGGGGtatggaagtggggaggggaggagcagtgGACTCAGAAGCACTAGGTCCCTGCAGTAGACGTTGCAGACAGGCTAAGTGTCTAGCATCTTAGGACACTTTGGTTGTCCCTGGGCATATGGGACTCAGGTTGACCATTCAGAATAACTGGGACACTGCAGACGTACAGCGGTTCTTGTGAAGATGTATCAATCCTAGATAGCTAGGGCCCAGGCCAGTCAGATTTATAATTGCTATTGCCACAGGTGCCTTGTGGGGAGGATCAGACAGCCCCACCATTGGGAAAATGTCTTAGGCTGCTGGAGGTCACCTGCCCCTTTGGAGAGAATACTAAGGTGAGCAGGACCAGAGAGCTCACTGAGCAAATAGTACAGCCTGCACAACACACACCCCTTAGCTGCAGGGCCAGCTCTTGATTATGGCCTTAACCTGACTGCTGGGGATGAATtcagaggaagagacagggagccGGAAGGTAGTTACTAGTGAGAAACCAAGAGGTGGTCTCCCCACATTTAAGTCTGTGCTCTGCTTTAGTTCCCTCCAGACGTTTCCAGCATCACAGAAGCAGTGCCTAGTGAGAGTGAGTCTCCCGCCCTTCAGAACAGCCTTCTATCTCCTCTTCTGACGGGGACAGAGTCACCATTTGATTTGGAACAGCAGTGGCAAGATCTCATGTCCATCATGGAAATGCAGGTAGGACTATCAGAAAAACACAGCCTGCAGGCTTCTGTGTTAGGTCTCCCAGCGTGCAGTCACATGTCCCCCGGCGGCTAACATTTTTCTCTAGCTAGTCATTAGGAAAGTAGGGACACTTAAGGGATGACTCCAGGTGTCCCTTGGGGCTGGGTGGGATTGAGTTATAACTCAGTGTGGAGCCTTCCAAAGCATGGGCTGTCTTGGAGCTGTGCCTTCTcttgtgtctatgtgtctatgcCACTATGTGGCATCTCACATAGTGCTGTATAATCATTGGAATCTCGCTTTTGGCCTGCCAGCCATCTGCTTAGCCCTTTGTTGTCTggtttgcagtgctgggggtggagccCGGGGTCCCTGCTAGGcacatgctccaccactgagctcccTTTAGCCCTCTGTTGTTAACTGTAGCCAGTGGAAGGTCAGAAATGTCTGGCAACTGATCCGCTTGTGGTTGCAGCAAGCTTTGCGGCACGTTTTCTTACCTATATTTGGATATGTTCACTGTATGTGCCTTTTCACTCCAAGGTAGGGAGTCACTCTAGTGACACTTGAGCAGGAGCTAGTCAGTCCTGTGTTAGGGTTAGCCCATAGTTAGGAATCCCCTGTGCCAAGCTCACTGGTTTAAGCTAGGGGTTTTGAGGTCCAGTTTCTTGCTCTTTTGCCCAGAGAGCTGTGCTTCAGTCAGGAGCCTGCAGGGTGAGTCTGCTCCTTTTGAATGCTGGTACAATTCTCCTTCCAGGCTATGGAAGTGAATACATCAGCAAGTGAAATTCTGTACAATGCCCCTCCTGGAGACCCTCTTAGCACCAACTACAGCCTTGCGCCCAACACTCCTATCAATCAGAATGTCAGCCTGCATCAGGCATCCCTGGGGGGCTGCAGCCAGGACTTCTCCCTCTTCAGCCCCGAGGTGGAGAACCTGCCTGTGGCCAGCAGCTCCACACTGCTTCCACTTGTCCCAAGCAACTCTACCAGCCTCAACTCCACCTTCGGCTCTACCAACCTAGCAGGGCTTTTCTTTCCATCCCAGCTCAATGGCACAGCCAATGATACATCAGGCCCTGAGCTGCCTGACCCCCTGGGGGGCCTGTTAGATGAAGCTATGCTGGATGAAATCAGCCTGATGGACCTGGCCATTGAGGAGGGCTTCAACCCGGTGCAGGCCTCCCAGCTTGAGGAGGAGTTTGACTCTGACTCAGGCCTCTCCTTGGACTCCAGCCATAGCCCTTCCTCCCTGAGCAGCTCGGAAGgcagctcttcttcctcttcctcctcttcttctgcttcctcctctgcctcttcttccttttctgaggAAGGTGCTGTTGGTTACAGCTCTGATTCTGAGACCCTAGATCTAGAAGAGGCCGAAGGTGCAGTGGGCTACCAGCCAGAATACTCCAAGTTCTGCCGCATGAGCTACCAGGATCCTTCTCAGCTCTCTTGCCTTCCCTACTTAGAGCATGTGGGCCACAATCACACGTACAATATGGCACCCAGTGCCCTTGACTCTGCTGatctaccaccacccagcaccctCAAGAAAGGTAGCAAGGAAAAGCAGGCTGACTTCCTGGACAAGCAGATGAGCCGAGATGAGCACAGAGCCCGAGCCATGAAGATCCCGTTCACTAATGACAAAATCATTAACCTGCCTGTAGAGGAATTCAATGAGCTGCTGTCCAAATACCAGCTGAGCGAGGCTCAGCTGAGCCTCATCCGGGACATCCGGCGCAGGGGCAAGAACAAGATGGCCGCACAGAACTGCCGCAAGCGCAAGCTGGACACCATCTTGAACCTAGAACGTGATGTGGAGGACTTGCAGCGAGACAAGGCCCGATTGCTCCGAGAAAAGGTAGAGTTCCTGCGGTCACTGCGACAGATGAAACAGAAGGTCCAGAGCTTATACCAAGAAGTATTTGGGCGGCTGCGGGATGAGAATGGGAGGCCCTACTCGCCCAGCCAGTATGCACTGCAGTATGCTGGGGATGGCAGTGTCCTCCTCATCCGTCGCACGATGGCTGACCAGCAGGCCCGGCGACAGGAGAGAAAGCCAAAGGACCGGAGGAAGTGAGCCTGGGGAGGCAGGGGGTGGACGCTCACTAAGACCGAAACTGGAGAAGGGCTGGGCCTGGACCTAACATTGGGGACTTAAATGCCTTCTTATCCAATATATCTTCTCAGATGGGATGACTGCGGGTCAGTGCACAGAAGAGGCGGGCGCAGGCGCTGTCTGGCTTAGCTTCCCCACTGGGTGTGGGTGGAAATGACCAGACTGTTTGAGGGATTGGGGTCCCCAGCctatctcccttctttctcctgagGGAAGGGTGATGTTGGCATGCTGAAGGTAGAAGTGGCTGTGTGAAGGCtgacagaggggaaaggaggactTGGGAGAGCAGAGAAAGTAGTGGAACGTCTCATTcctggaaggaaaaaaggaggaaatccCCTAAAATCAAAGCAGTCAGAAAAATCAGAGGGACCGGTAAGGGCTTTGGCCGGTATTCTAGGCAGTGAGTGTAAGTGACTTCAGTGGCCTAAGTAAAGTCACTGGTATGGAAACGTGGAGCCGTGGAAGGGCCTTGTAACTGTTTCTTGAACTCTGTCATCCCTGAAGAGGAAGAAACTCTTGGATGGCACCTATAATGTTTTAGTTACTGAAACAGGAAGCTGTAGGGGACCCAACACTGACTTGTTTTCAGGCCGGAGGGGCGGAGGGCATAGAAAAGTGATAGTGAGGCCTGTGTTGCAGCAGCCCCAACATCAAGCATGTCACTCACTGCCTCCACAGCCACCTCCCTCTCtagcctccccagagctgaggcTCCCGATGTCCTCACGAGAGCCTGCATGGAAATGCTGTACCCCACCCCCTCCTTTTGTAGTACCCACCCTCACTAGCTGCCTATAGCTCTCTGGAGTGGGGTGCTATCTGGCAGTACCCGGAACTTGGCCTACAGCTTCCTCTGCAGGGGCTAAACAGAAGCAAGGTGACGGTATGGAGGGAGAAGCCAGCTCTGACCTCCAGGCCCTGTTCAGCACAACATTGGGAAGAGGTTCTTCCCTCAGGGCCCTCTGCCTACAACACCTGGGCTTGTCACTGGGGGAAACAAAACCTATAAACCCCAGCAACAAAACCTAGTCCTCTTAGAATCTCTAGCGCTTTGATTTTCTTAGGGCGTGTGCCCTGTTTCACTTATAGGGCCTAGGATGCTTGTGTTGAGTAAAAAGGAGATGCCCCAATATTCAAAGCTGCTAAATGTTCTCTTTGCCATAAAGACTCCGTGTAACTGTGTAACACTTGGGATTTTTCTCCTCTGTCCCGAGGtcttgtcctgttttctttttttgggtttctttctaggaaaatgagaagtgcatgaaggggctggagattttCTCCCCTAGGCTTCCAGCTTCAGGAAGTGCTTTACAGCCTGGAGGACGGACGGCCctgggaggggagtgaagggcaGCTCCACGGTAGCCAGAAGGTTCCAGGaccagtgtcttttttttttttttttgtaactttgcCACTGCCGAGCCCCTACCCCCCATCCTGGTCAGCTCTGGAGTACTGTCTGCCCCCTAACTAGCAGGGGTGAGTCGGGGAAGCCCTCCTGTGCAAGGAGGGCTTTCCTAACCGAGAATAGAGATAGAAAGTGTGAGCCTGGGCGtgctttttataaattattttcctcgtagattttatttttaatttatctctGTGACCtgccagggagaggagagaaagagaaatgctgtgagcacatgacaaaataaaatcaaataaaatggatggttcagtttttctctctccctccccttttgaaTTCAAATGAGAGTCCAGGAAATGGGCCCTGTGGGGGAAGATTGGCCATTGTGTGTGTAAGGTAGAGTTCCCATGGAGAGATGGGTGGAGGTGGACAGAGGGAGACTTAAAGACAAAAGAACTTTGCATTGCAGTAGACGGCTTCCTGGTTTATCAGTTGAGCCTTCTCAGAGGAAGGAGtctgcatatttctttttttgactttCCATTCCTTGAAGAGCTAAGGTAGAGCTGTTAATTTCTCTGGTAGCTTTACCTCCTAGAGAGGTACAACTTGAAAATTTAAGAGATTAATTGGGTGGTGgtatagcacacacctttaatcccagtactcaggaggcagaggcaggcgaatctcttgaatttgagacagccagggctacacagagaaaccctgtcttggaaacaacTCCCCCTGCTCTCACTAACCCATTACCTTAAGGCAGTAGGGAAAAGTGGCAGCAGACAAATCAGGccttagttttgttgttgtttttttttatttttatttttcttgttttttgagacagggtttctctgtagttttggaacctgtcctggaactagctcttgtagaccaggctggcctcaaactcacagagatccgcctccctctgcctcccgagtgctgggattaaaggtgtgcgccaccaccacccggctaggcCTTAGTTTTGACCAGCCCACCTCTGCAGTGGGATTTTGGGTGGGCATGGGGAAAACTTGCTTTGTCTTGGTTCAGCAGTCAGTCCCTAAACTTCATTCAAAAGATTTTTCCATGTCTTACTCTTGAGAGAAAGagactggctgaccagaaagAGACCAGCGAAGCAGAGGCTATTTCAGTATCTGAAAAGAAACTAGCTAGCCACTGTGCATatgtacctataatcccagcactcaaggtaCTAAGGgttgtaagtttgagaccagcctgggttgtaTAGTGCGACCCTGTTAGGACCCACATAGTTTGGGGGCTGGCTCTCTAGAATCCACTTTCCAGCTTGGCACagaaacatttaacatttttaatcttttatgttGTATGGatgtcttgtctgcatgtatgtctgtgtaccacatgcgtgcctggCACCAAgatcctatgcaagagcagcaagtgctttctttcttttttttttttttcttttttgaggttttcgagacagggtttctctctagctttggaactttctctgtagaccaggctggcctcgaactcacagaaatcttgcctgcctctgccctcccgcgtgctgggattaaaggcaaaggcACGAGCCACgaccgcttttttttttttttttttttttaaaagacagggtttctctgtaacctctgctgtcctggaatgtagaaacccacctgcctctacctcctgagtgctgggagtaaaggtacgctccaccacccagctaacagcaagtgttcttaactgtccACAGGTCTTTCCCAGATTGGCCTCCAACCCATGGCattcctcctgccttagtctcccaagtgctaggatttcaggtaTGTATTACCACTTCTAACTAGGTATGGAAATTCTGTAGCAAAATTCTTAACACCCTAGTATCAGGAGTGGTTAAATCTGCTTTTCCTGTCATCGATCCATGTGGTTAAGTACGGAGTGCCACAAAGTGACTTGTCATTTTATCAGTGTGCGATGCTGAaccaacacctttaatcctctgCCTTCCTCACATGTCAGGACTTGGCCTCTGGTTTTGAAATCTGTAGTTAGTTGCACATAAATGTTTATAGGGCACCTTGGGTCTGTGTGAGTGGAGTGCAGTCTAGCCCTGGTCTTTCTAGGACTGCTTTTGAAGGGTCCTGTCTGCTgcacaggtttaaaaaaaaagcatagtgctgggcagtggtaacgctcacctttaatcccagcactcgggaggcagagacaggcatgtgtctgagtttgaggccagcctggtctacagagtgagttccaggacaggctctaaagctacagagaaaccctgtcttgaaaaaccagagctTGCTAAAAAggtatttttgttaaatttgtttttcaagacatggccTTACTATATGTATAgttctggctgacttggaactcatatgtggaccaggatggccttgaactctggatgcctgtctcctgagtattgggataataattatttaataataataataataataatgataatctTTTAGATAGGtatttatatagcccaggctggcctcatactcatgaCTATCCTCCTGAgagagcctcctgagtgctgggattattggtgtATGCCACCAAtgccttttcttttaaactgatGTTTTTTCTataatgtgtatattatatgtggtgcaggtgcccatggaaggcagaagaggtgGGGTCAGATGCCTTAGAGTCATAGGCATTTAAGGCATtaggtgctagaaattgaatttAGGTCTTCTATAACTGTTAATCCATTTCTTTAGCGCCCCCCCCCTCCAAGACtttttcatgtagcctaggctagcctcaaactttgtagctagccaagaatgaccttgaacttctgatcctcctgtctcttcaccTGGTTTAAGTAGTGCttaggatcaaacctagggctttgtacATAGTAGGCAAGCCTTGCCGAGCCACATTCCTAGCCCCCCACAcagtctttcctttttgtttgaatGAGTTTGAAACTATTGGCCATCTCTTCCAATCCTCAGATATGGACTGAAGTAGTAATTAGTAATTGAAACAGTGGACTATTGTGCCAGTGCCAGGCCTCAAAGTTGGCCAGCTTGACCTTAGACtatgcaaacaaaaaaatacgGCAAGCTTGGTTAaagtaaaaatacaatttaaaaatccattggggggggggcgctggagagatggttcagcggttaagagcactgactgctcttccagaggacccaggttcaattcccaacacccacatggcagttcacaactgtcatAACTCCAAGACACCCTcacacattcatgcaggcaaaacgtcagtgtgtataaaataaaatttaaaaaaatcttagaacaGCCTGCTGAGCACGGGAGTGGGTATGTTTAACTTCAGCACTCAGAGACAAGGGTCTCTGTGAAccgagtccagcctgatctacatgaactctgtctcaaaacaataaatggTTTGGGAAGCAGTGGCTTTGGTGCCATTATAAACTACCATACAACAAAACACAATGCAAACCCAGGCATTTTAATACAAACAACCCACAGGGCTGGGGTAGCTCACTGGCAGAGTACTTAGCTAGCACACCTAAGGCCCTAAGCTTGATTCCAAGTattgaaaacacaggaaaaaagcaCCAACGCATAGTCTGAAATTAATATTTTGGCCTTGCTTTTTTGCCTAACAAAGCAAACGGGCCTTGAGGGTAGAGAGATGCCAACTGTGCTTTTCACCTCAGCAGGAaggtttcatttcattttgctttcctcATTTAGAAGGAAATTGACAGGGTCATGACTTAAGTGAATTTAAAACTGGTAAGGAGGTAGTAGCTTGAGAAACATTCTGGTGGTATAGTGGATCTGAAGAGACTGCAAGTTACAACTTGGCATCTTAAGCTTTAGATTTACTAAGTCCAGCACCAGAACACCAGAATGATTCTACTCGGTAGTTGTTGCAGAGTGCCAGCCTGAGTGGTTGTTTGTAGCCGTGCTCCACACAGCGACTGCATTTGCCGATGATAGCTGTAAACAATGGATAGCCTAGGTGTGTAGCATAGGGGTTGGTCTGAGTGGCTCTCAATATCTAGCTGGGAACCCCTTTGGATTTGTTGGATGACCCtttacaggggttgcctaagaccattggaaaacataaatatttacattatgattcataacagtagcaaagtcagttatgaagtagcactggaaataaattataataaatttatggttaataaattataaataaatttatggttggggatcatcacaacatgagaaactgaaagggttgcagcattaggaaagaaCCATTGTTCTAAGTAATATTCAGTGTGCTCATGTAACTGAAATCACTTAATACATTTCTTATAAAGTATCTTGATTGGCTTGTATTTCGATTTTGGAGGAAAGCTGGATGCAGTGACactagtaatcccagcacttgggaagcagagacagaattgTTGAGTTCTAGGGCACACATACAGGGAGTGTATCTCAGAATTCTGGCTGCAAATTATTTTGTAGCAAcaatttcctctttctgtttcatcGTGAATGCTATTCAGTGTCACAAGGGACTATTAAGATGTGCTAGGCACACAGGCAAACACCAGATTGTCAAAGGTTAACATCAAAATGAGCAGAGgaagctggagatggagctcaTTTGATGGAGTCTGACATGAGCCCTGgctttcatccccagcactgcatgaacCAGGTATGAGGCAGTCCTCTAGTCCCCGTACTTGAGGGATGGCAGGAAGATTAGTGGGTCATCATCCCCTACTATGTAAAACCCCACCTCAAAACAACAAAGTCTTTAAATAGGACTAAGCTTTAGAATCTAGGATTCTATTTGGATGATGGCTCTTGCCTGTAATTTGAGTATTCGGCAGGACTACCATTAGCTCAAGGCCATCTTGAGCTACTGTGGTTAAGTTTCAAACTAGACAAAGCTATATAGCAAGAGCCTGAGcctgtctataaaaaaaaaaaagccaagtgtggtggcacacacctttaagctgAGGCCTTTAGAGGCCTGGTCTGTatattgagttctaggacagccatggctacacagatcttttccaaaacaacaaaaaccaagaattGTCAGGATGGCTGCTCAATGGGTAAGGGTGGTAAGCCTGATCTGAActtgatccttgggacccacatggtggaaggagtacccactcctgcaagttgt containing:
- the Nfe2l1 gene encoding endoplasmic reticulum membrane sensor NFE2L1, translated to MLSLKKYLTEGLLQFTILLSLIGVRVDVDTYLTSQLPPLREIILGPSSAYTQTQFHNLRNTLDGYGIHPKSIDLDNYFTARRLLSQVRALDRFQVPTTEVNAWLVHRDPEGSVSGSQPNSGLALESSSGLQDVTGPDNGVRESETEQGFSDDLEDLGAVAPPVGGDLTKEDIDLIDILWRQDIDLGAGREVFDYSHRQKEQDVDKELQDGGEQEDTWAGEGAEALARDLLVDGETGESFPAQFPPDVSSITEAVPSESESPALQNSLLSPLLTGTESPFDLEQQWQDLMSIMEMQAMEVNTSASEILYNAPPGDPLSTNYSLAPNTPINQNVSLHQASLGGCSQDFSLFSPEVENLPVASSSTLLPLVPSNSTSLNSTFGSTNLAGLFFPSQLNGTANDTSGPELPDPLGGLLDEAMLDEISLMDLAIEEGFNPVQASQLEEEFDSDSGLSLDSSHSPSSLSSSEGSSSSSSSSSSASSSASSSFSEEGAVGYSSDSETLDLEEAEGAVGYQPEYSKFCRMSYQDPSQLSCLPYLEHVGHNHTYNMAPSALDSADLPPPSTLKKGSKEKQADFLDKQMSRDEHRARAMKIPFTNDKIINLPVEEFNELLSKYQLSEAQLSLIRDIRRRGKNKMAAQNCRKRKLDTILNLERDVEDLQRDKARLLREKVEFLRSLRQMKQKVQSLYQEVFGRLRDENGRPYSPSQYALQYAGDGSVLLIRRTMADQQARRQERKPKDRRK